Proteins found in one Fulvitalea axinellae genomic segment:
- a CDS encoding Rpn family recombination-promoting nuclease/putative transposase, with translation MTEKFINPFTDFGFKKLFGEDQNKDILIDFLNQLLPKEDHIKDLSFHKNEHYARTAEDRRAIFDLYCENQDGEKFIIELQRAKQANFKDRSLYYASFPIQEQAEPGTEWKFRLKGVYTVCIMDFVFDEHEEDELLHQVKLMNIKTKKVFYDKLTFIYLETPKFRKQLHELETRFDKWLYLLRNLNRLTDRPLQLQERVFQKFFDAAEIAKYTPVQLEDYRESLKILRDYYGTLENREMEGFEKGLEKGLKEGVVKVAKNLLTIGLSSEQISQTTGLSIDEIEALR, from the coding sequence ATGACCGAGAAATTCATAAACCCTTTCACCGATTTCGGCTTTAAAAAACTTTTTGGCGAAGACCAGAATAAGGATATCCTCATCGATTTCCTTAACCAACTCCTTCCGAAAGAGGACCATATTAAGGATCTTTCTTTTCACAAAAACGAGCATTATGCCCGCACCGCCGAAGACAGGCGAGCCATTTTCGATCTGTACTGTGAAAACCAAGATGGGGAGAAGTTTATCATCGAATTGCAGCGGGCCAAGCAGGCTAATTTTAAGGACCGTAGCCTGTATTACGCTTCCTTTCCCATACAGGAGCAGGCTGAGCCCGGCACTGAGTGGAAGTTCAGGCTTAAAGGGGTGTACACAGTCTGTATTATGGATTTCGTATTTGATGAACATGAGGAAGACGAGCTTCTGCACCAGGTCAAGCTGATGAACATCAAGACCAAGAAGGTCTTTTACGATAAGCTTACCTTTATATATCTGGAAACCCCGAAATTCCGAAAGCAACTCCACGAACTCGAAACACGGTTTGACAAGTGGCTCTACCTATTGCGCAATCTTAACCGCTTGACTGACCGTCCCTTGCAACTTCAAGAGCGGGTGTTTCAGAAATTTTTTGACGCCGCTGAGATCGCGAAGTATACTCCTGTCCAATTGGAGGACTACCGAGAATCGCTGAAAATCTTGCGTGATTACTACGGAACATTGGAAAACCGTGAGATGGAAGGATTTGAGAAAGGTTTGGAGAAGGGGCTGAAAGAGGGTGTGGTAAAGGTTGCTAAGAATCTTTTGACGATAGGCTTGTCATCGGAACAAATATCCCAAACCACTGGGTTGAGCATAGATGAGATTGAGGCGCTGAGGTAA
- a CDS encoding porin family protein — MKRFNFQLFVCLIVILSSTTLHAQKKLRFGFKGGVVYSSFYGDHLKNVKAKVGYQAGFLAEYRISEKFAIQPEVIYSLEGVKTDGDVDMDINSHYANIPLMLKYYLTDKINIQAGPQIGFIILGAQKTKREDIDVTGHFKDAKFDFNFGAGYELTEKLSLDLRYTLGVTDAMYSSVYQFGSGIEGEARSSNFQLGMSLMF; from the coding sequence ATGAAAAGATTTAATTTTCAATTATTTGTTTGCTTGATTGTAATTCTCTCTTCTACGACTCTACATGCCCAAAAAAAGCTTCGTTTTGGATTCAAGGGAGGAGTGGTTTATTCTTCTTTTTATGGTGATCACCTCAAAAATGTCAAAGCGAAAGTTGGTTATCAGGCTGGTTTTTTAGCCGAATACAGAATCTCTGAAAAGTTTGCCATACAGCCAGAGGTTATTTATTCCTTGGAAGGTGTAAAAACTGACGGTGATGTTGATATGGACATAAACTCGCACTATGCGAACATACCACTCATGTTGAAGTATTACTTAACCGACAAGATCAATATTCAGGCAGGGCCCCAGATTGGATTTATCATACTTGGTGCCCAAAAGACTAAAAGGGAAGATATCGACGTGACAGGCCATTTTAAGGATGCCAAATTTGATTTTAACTTTGGTGCGGGGTATGAACTCACGGAAAAACTAAGCTTGGATTTGCGTTATACTCTGGGGGTGACAGACGCTATGTACAGCTCTGTTTATCAGTTTGGTAGTGGAATAGAAGGGGAGGCCAGAAGCTCAAATTTCCAGTTAGGCATGTCTTTAATGTTCTGA
- a CDS encoding porin family protein → MKKLSFYLLMCLCSLVASTDLLAQKKLRFGMKAGVAYSSYYGDNIMKVAPKTGFQAGFLFDYRLSEKWAIQPEFIYSVEGIKFDNGSRAEVSLGYINMPIIFKYYATEKLSLQAGPKVGFLTWGKIKEKGGSGDASGYFKDGKFDLQFGVGYDLMKNLAVNVRYTLGVTNAMNYPLETGWPASDFGGLSGEVRSSVLQVNLVFRF, encoded by the coding sequence ATGAAAAAATTATCTTTTTATTTGTTGATGTGTTTGTGTTCGCTGGTTGCCTCAACGGACCTTTTGGCCCAAAAAAAGTTACGGTTTGGAATGAAGGCGGGTGTCGCTTATTCTTCTTATTATGGCGACAATATTATGAAAGTCGCTCCTAAGACGGGCTTTCAGGCCGGATTTCTTTTTGATTATAGACTTTCGGAAAAATGGGCGATACAGCCTGAATTTATCTATTCGGTAGAAGGCATTAAGTTTGATAACGGAAGCCGTGCGGAGGTAAGCTTGGGGTATATTAACATGCCGATTATTTTCAAGTATTATGCGACTGAGAAGCTGAGTTTGCAGGCTGGCCCCAAGGTCGGTTTTCTTACTTGGGGAAAAATAAAAGAAAAAGGTGGCAGTGGAGACGCAAGTGGATATTTCAAAGACGGTAAGTTTGACTTACAGTTTGGAGTCGGCTATGATCTCATGAAAAACCTGGCCGTAAATGTCAGGTACACTTTGGGCGTTACGAACGCAATGAACTATCCGTTGGAGACAGGATGGCCCGCAAGCGACTTTGGAGGGCTAAGTGGAGAAGTGAGAAGTTCGGTTTTACAGGTCAATTTGGTTTTTAGGTTTTGA
- a CDS encoding T9SS type A sorting domain-containing protein, whose amino-acid sequence MRTFIIGVFSALVFITAQAQDPATEYGGYGRVFFKGKHWIFGGSQNFTENNYIWSSPDGKTWTKEGSGPWGARASVGCLVFRDRIYLIGGGKSGASSKGLNDIWVSDNGTSWKKQRKILQSSSYGLYSPKVIIFKGKLMILNGQKQLLSYAEEHFNGTVTYTEDGENWKEKNWEHDSWHDNVDGGIFEYNGKLWRMVADPYFGYRLSEHNKKWGLYFSEDGLDWTKYGNDVDEGFFSMFDGKFRIENGEAVRYRDWGNPNSQYEERFKESELKFRAIADTLIHTKEPETFERTVVIRYPGAFDQGNVSVSVKGEETCQATVSEVTSVNGEYAITLECTPTGRFGRADITVTYKDSGLEESQTFAVVANDNLNIAPFRAVHKIWKSFPRYLFVTAATKEALAKGEYTLTAKVYNRKMELLGEQSGNVKDDNTHMFTLAISTFGEDSYKIIHMNLSQGDENYSYYQYTLTDDENVPPFFETQPKATAIKGNEEFRYAVVAFDANGKFPDLEVKQKPDWLEFENDDDGTGTLKGSTPTTGEYGVVLVATDGENETEQRFVIKVDGQAPVTENVLDIEMDNKLKVYPNPSYGQINFKAEKGKPIKAIKLYSNDGRLVADRELVAGEGIVNLSGLSPGVYTVWVFTERDTVKRKIVVRR is encoded by the coding sequence ATGAGAACATTTATTATCGGTGTCTTTTCGGCACTTGTCTTTATAACGGCTCAGGCCCAAGATCCCGCTACGGAATACGGGGGATACGGAAGGGTATTCTTTAAGGGCAAACACTGGATTTTCGGCGGTAGCCAAAATTTCACGGAGAACAATTACATCTGGAGCAGTCCCGACGGGAAGACGTGGACAAAAGAGGGGAGTGGCCCTTGGGGAGCCCGGGCCTCGGTGGGCTGTTTGGTATTCCGCGACAGGATTTACCTGATAGGGGGAGGAAAGTCCGGCGCGTCGTCCAAAGGCCTTAACGATATATGGGTGTCGGACAACGGCACCTCATGGAAAAAGCAAAGAAAAATTCTGCAAAGCTCTTCTTACGGGCTTTATTCCCCAAAGGTGATCATATTCAAGGGGAAACTGATGATCCTTAACGGTCAGAAACAACTCCTTTCCTATGCCGAAGAACATTTTAACGGCACGGTGACCTATACCGAAGACGGAGAGAACTGGAAAGAGAAAAATTGGGAGCACGACAGCTGGCACGACAATGTGGACGGCGGGATTTTCGAATATAACGGAAAACTCTGGAGGATGGTGGCCGATCCGTATTTCGGGTACCGTTTATCGGAACACAACAAGAAGTGGGGGCTTTATTTTTCCGAAGACGGGCTTGATTGGACCAAATACGGAAACGACGTGGACGAGGGCTTTTTCTCTATGTTTGACGGTAAGTTCAGGATCGAAAACGGGGAAGCCGTAAGGTACCGTGATTGGGGCAACCCAAACAGCCAATACGAGGAGCGTTTCAAGGAAAGCGAGCTCAAGTTCCGGGCTATCGCCGACACTTTAATACATACCAAAGAGCCTGAAACATTCGAGCGAACGGTGGTAATTCGTTATCCCGGCGCTTTTGACCAAGGGAATGTTTCGGTATCGGTAAAAGGCGAGGAGACTTGCCAAGCTACCGTAAGCGAAGTCACGTCCGTTAACGGCGAATACGCCATAACCTTGGAGTGCACGCCTACAGGGCGGTTTGGCCGTGCCGATATTACCGTGACCTACAAAGACTCGGGACTTGAAGAGTCGCAGACTTTTGCGGTAGTGGCGAACGATAATTTGAATATCGCGCCGTTTAGGGCTGTGCATAAGATTTGGAAAAGTTTTCCGCGCTACCTGTTCGTTACGGCGGCCACAAAGGAGGCGCTGGCCAAGGGGGAATATACCTTGACAGCGAAAGTCTATAACAGGAAGATGGAATTGCTGGGGGAACAGAGCGGTAATGTCAAAGACGACAACACCCATATGTTTACCCTTGCCATCAGTACTTTTGGCGAGGATAGTTATAAGATTATCCACATGAATTTGTCGCAGGGCGACGAAAACTACTCTTACTACCAGTACACGCTTACCGATGACGAAAATGTGCCGCCGTTTTTCGAAACCCAACCCAAGGCCACGGCTATTAAGGGAAATGAGGAATTCCGTTACGCCGTCGTGGCTTTTGACGCCAACGGAAAATTTCCCGACCTTGAAGTCAAACAGAAGCCGGATTGGCTGGAATTCGAAAATGACGATGACGGTACCGGAACGCTGAAAGGATCCACGCCGACTACGGGCGAGTATGGGGTGGTGCTGGTCGCAACTGACGGAGAAAATGAGACCGAACAGCGTTTTGTGATCAAAGTGGATGGACAAGCGCCCGTTACCGAAAATGTGCTGGATATTGAGATGGACAACAAGCTTAAGGTGTATCCGAACCCGAGCTATGGGCAGATCAACTTTAAAGCGGAAAAAGGCAAGCCGATAAAAGCCATAAAGCTTTATTCCAATGACGGCCGTTTGGTGGCGGACAGGGAACTGGTAGCCGGTGAGGGCATCGTGAACTTGTCGGGTCTGTCTCCGGGTGTTTACACTGTCTGGGTTTTTACCGAGCGTGATACCGTGAAACGAAAAATAGTGGTCCGTCGCTAA
- a CDS encoding helix-turn-helix domain-containing protein: protein MKETELSRKIKNLRLRKGYSQEELAEHAGLSLRTVQRIENGETEPRGDTLKRLAQALGIGPDELLDWAVEEDPSALLALNLSALCYLLFPLLGVIVPLVIWVFQKDKIRGINEVAKDLLNFQITWVLALFGGYILLFVIVFSNLTIVGPFSFFLFWGGMYFFNGPSVVRNVLRIKKGEPVRYELKYEFIG from the coding sequence ATGAAAGAGACCGAACTGTCACGCAAGATCAAAAATTTGCGCTTACGCAAAGGTTATTCGCAGGAAGAGTTGGCCGAACATGCGGGCCTAAGCCTGCGGACTGTCCAAAGAATAGAGAACGGCGAAACGGAACCACGTGGCGATACGCTAAAGCGCTTGGCCCAAGCTTTGGGTATCGGCCCTGACGAGTTGTTGGATTGGGCCGTGGAGGAAGACCCTTCCGCCCTGCTTGCGCTGAACCTTTCGGCGTTGTGCTATTTGCTGTTTCCTCTGTTGGGCGTGATCGTTCCCTTGGTGATATGGGTTTTCCAAAAAGACAAAATCCGAGGTATAAACGAGGTGGCCAAAGACTTGCTCAATTTTCAGATTACTTGGGTGTTGGCGTTATTTGGCGGGTATATCCTGCTGTTTGTTATCGTGTTCTCCAACCTGACGATTGTCGGCCCTTTTTCCTTTTTTCTGTTTTGGGGCGGTATGTACTTTTTCAATGGGCCGTCTGTGGTCAGGAATGTTTTGAGAATCAAAAAAGGGGAGCCGGTCCGGTATGAGTTGAAGTATGAGTTTATAGGTTGA